The proteins below come from a single Cylindrospermopsis raciborskii Cr2010 genomic window:
- the murB gene encoding UDP-N-acetylmuramate dehydrogenase → MIISESSASPRTVPTLTENKQKTVNSDDNQIIYLPGTNCVIKSNISLSGFTSYKVGGEAQWYSAPRDLMAIRATVEYAQALDLPITILGAGSNLLVSDEGIPGMVIATRHFRYKYFDNQTGQLTVAAGEPIPSLAWEAASLGWEGLEWSVGIPGTVGGAVVMNAGAHNKCMGEMLVSAELLSPDGTLETVNRSQLGYTYRSSLLQGNERIVTQATFQLQPGADPAKVTARTKEHKQHRLSTQPYNFPSCGSVFRNPLPRTAGWLIEQTGLKGYQIGGAQVAQLHANFIVNRGGARANDIFRLIRHIQHQIQDQWSILLEPEVKMIGQFPVLDGYS, encoded by the coding sequence ATGATAATTTCTGAGTCTTCTGCTAGTCCCCGCACAGTCCCTACTTTGACGGAAAATAAACAAAAAACAGTTAATTCAGATGATAATCAAATTATTTACTTACCTGGAACTAATTGTGTAATTAAGTCCAACATTTCCCTATCTGGGTTTACCTCCTACAAAGTGGGAGGGGAAGCCCAGTGGTACAGTGCACCTCGCGATTTAATGGCCATAAGAGCAACTGTGGAGTATGCCCAAGCTCTGGATTTACCCATTACAATATTGGGAGCAGGTTCCAACTTACTAGTAAGTGATGAAGGTATACCAGGAATGGTAATTGCTACCCGTCACTTCCGTTACAAATACTTTGATAACCAAACAGGTCAGTTAACAGTAGCTGCGGGAGAACCCATTCCTAGTTTAGCATGGGAAGCAGCAAGTTTAGGATGGGAAGGACTAGAGTGGTCAGTTGGCATTCCAGGTACTGTGGGTGGTGCTGTTGTGATGAATGCAGGAGCACACAATAAATGTATGGGGGAAATGTTGGTTAGTGCGGAGTTACTATCTCCCGATGGTACTTTAGAAACTGTGAATAGGTCACAGTTGGGTTACACATATCGCAGCTCCCTGTTACAAGGAAATGAGCGTATAGTTACTCAAGCTACTTTTCAACTTCAACCAGGTGCAGATCCAGCTAAAGTCACAGCTAGAACTAAAGAACACAAGCAGCACCGTCTTTCCACTCAACCTTACAATTTTCCCAGTTGTGGGAGTGTGTTTCGCAACCCCTTACCCCGGACTGCGGGATGGTTAATTGAACAAACTGGATTGAAAGGCTATCAAATTGGTGGGGCCCAAGTCGCACAACTTCATGCTAACTTTATTGTTAATCGTGGAGGTGCTAGGGCCAATGATATTTTCCGTCTCATTCGCCATATTCAACATCAAATTCAGGATCAATGGTCAATTTTATTGGAACCAGAGGTAAAAATGATTGGTCAGTTTCCTGTTTTGGATG